The stretch of DNA GGTCTATCTAATAAAGAAATTGCTGAAAAATTATTCTTATCGGAAAGCACGATAAAAACCCACGTTTCTAATTTATTAGTAAAACTTAATGCAAAAAGACGAACACAGGCTGTTCAAATTGCAAAAGACCATAATATTTTATAGCTTTAAAACAAAAGTAGAAGGTATTTGGTACTTTAGTATGAAGTCGGTTTTAGCTATTAAAAGTAGTTTTATCCCTGAACTCATTTAGTGTTTTTTGATTGAGGCGAAAAATAGAAATTTTACTTCAAGATGAAAGCTTTTTTGCACTACATAGCATCGTTACGTAGTAGTAAAAAGGTGAAATGTTGAAGTAAAAGAGCATTTTGCAGACGATTATAAAGATTTTAAATGAGTTCATAACTCATTAAAAAATAAGCAATATGACATTAGGAGCATTTTCGATAAGTTTAAGCGTTAAAAACATTAACGTTTCGAAAGTATTTTATGAAAATCTAGGTTTTAAGGTTTTCGCAGGCGATATAGAAAGAAATTATCTCATTATGAAAAATGGAAACGCCTTAATAGGACTTTTTCAAGGGATGTTTGAGAATAATATTTTAACCTTCAATCCTGGTTGGGATGAAAACGCAAATAAATTAGATGCTTTTACAGATGTTCGGGATATTCAAAAGCATTTAAAAAATAAAGAAGTCAAACTTGAAAACGAAGCAGACGAGAGTTCTGTCGGTCCGGCAAGCATCGTTTTAAAAGACCCCGATGGCAATGCCATTCTTATCGATCAACACGTTTAATACAATACCATTTATCCTTTGAATTTACCGTAATAAAATGTTCTTTTTTAACCTTAGTTTCAGAATAAAAATAAACCGTAGCTCTGCTATGCTTGATTTTTCTTCTGAAACTAAAGCAAAAAAATCTTAATTTTATTTTCCGTTAAATTCGAATAACAAATGGTATAATATAGAAATTATGCAAGGCACAATTAAAAAGTTTGGTGGTTACGCAGCCTTAGTTGGAGGACTCATCTTTATTGGAGGACACTTTTTGGATTGGAATGTTGATTTTGGAACTTTAGAAATTCTTGGTTATGCATCTATTTTTGCATCACTATCTTTTGTGTTCTTTGGAATAAAACATTTTAGGGACCAAATAAATAATGGAGTGATATCATTTAAAAAAGCCTTATTTATTGGTTTGGCAATTTCAGCAATTTCAGGTATTGTGATAGGACTTTTGGATGTTGTTTATGTTACCATGATAAATCCGGATTTTGTTGTTGAATATAAAGTATATGCTTTAGAAGGTATGAAGAATACCTTGTCGGCAACTGAATTTGAATTAGAGAAAGCAACATTGGAAGAACAAATGAAATTATTTGAAAGCCCAGTATTTGCCGGATTAATTATGTTCACAATAGTATTCGCCATTGGAATAATTGTATCTTTATTATCATCCTTAATTTTACAGCGTAAAAACTAATATTATGCAATCAAAAGCTACCTCACCACAACAGTATTTAGATGAATTACCAGAAGACAGAAAGGAGCCAATTCATAAATTAAGGCAGCAAATTTTAGATAATCTACCAGAAGGTATCGAAGAACAGATGAATTACGGCATGTTAGGTTATGTTATACCGCATGCTGTCTATCCGGATGGCTATCATTGTGACCCGAAATTACCTTTGCCGTTTATGAATTTGGCTTCTCAAAAGAATTTTGTAGCTGTATATAGTATGGTGCTTTATGCTAAAAAAGAAGTTATGGATTGGTTTACTTCAGAATACACTAAGCAGTGTAAGTATAAGTTAGATATGGGGAAAAGTTGTATTCGCTTTAAAAGAATGCATGATATTCCTTTTGAATTAATAGGAGAGCTTGCCTCAAAGGTTAGTGCAGATGAGTGGATCGATATTTATGAAAAAGCTGTAAAAAATAGAAAGTAATAAAAGGTAAGTGATGAAAAAACGCGTAACAGGAATAGGTGGATTATTTTTTAAAACGAAAAACCCAAAAGCATCGAAAGATTGGTACAAAAAACATTTAGGGTTTAATACCGATGATTACGGGTGTACCTTTTGGTGGAAAGACAAAGAAGGTAGTGATTGCTCTACACAATGGAGTCCGTTTTCGGAAGATACCAAATATTACGAACCGTCTAAAAAAGACTTCATGTTTAATTATCGTGTAGAAAATTTACTTGAATTGCTTAAAGTTTTAAAAGAAGAAGGCGTTACTATTGTTGGAGAAGTAGAAACGTATGAATACGGAAAATTTGGTTGGATTTTAGATAATGAAGGAAACAAAATTGAACTTTGGGAACCAATAGATAAAGCCTTTTTGTAATTTAGCTCAAATACCAATTTGAGTATAAATAATTGACTTATTTAGAAATACTAGAATCATACAATTTAACTGCATTGCAATGGACGGCCATTTGTTTTGCGGTTTTTTTATTGGGATTATCCAAGGCAGGAATTAAAGGGATAGGGATTTTAATAGTGGTCATACTAGCCTTTGTTTTTGGAGAGAAGGCCTCAACAGGTGTTTTGCTTCCCATGCTAATCGTAGCCGATATTTTTGCAGTAATATATTATAACAGACATGCGCAATGGGCGTATATAAAGAAATTAATGCCGTGGATGATTATAGGTGTTTTAGTAGGTGTTTGGGTTGGTAATGATATTTCTGAAGTACTATTTAAAAGAATCATGGCTGTTATTATAATTGCTTCCGTCCTCATTATGTTTTATACAGAAAACAGAACGTCTAAAGACATACCAAAAAACAAGTTTTTTTCTAGTGGTGCTGGGTTTTTAGCAGGATTTACAACTATGGTTGGTAATTTAGCAGGACCAATTTCTAATATTTATTTTTTGGCGATGCGTTTACCTAAAAATGAGTTTATAGGAACTGCCGCATGGTTATTTTTTATTATTAATGTATTTAAACTACCCTTTCATTTTTTTGTTTGGAAAACGGTTACCAAAGAAACGCTTGTTTTAAATACTGTTTTAATCCCATCTATAATCATTGGTTTTTTTGTTGGAGTAGCCATTGTAAAATTGATTTCGAATATAAATTATAGACGTTTTATCTTAATTATTACAGCTCTTGGAGGGCTTGTTATGCTATTTAGATAACCTTTCCTGTAACATTATTGTGGATTGATAGACATATAGATAGCGTACATTAAAAGGAAATAGTTATGTCTGAAGAATCTAAAAAGAATCAACCAAAAGATAAAGTTTATGAAGCTGAGATTATAAAAGGCGATTCGTATCATGGTAAAAACCATGCACATGATAAAGCAGAAAAACTAAAAGCTGAAGCCAAAGAAATTTATTATAAAACAAAAGAAAAAGCTAATGAGTTTTTGGAGGAAGCGAACGAAAAATTAGAAGATTTTACAGAAATAGCTAAAGATAAAGGTGCTAAATTCTCAGTTGAAGCCAAAGAAAAGTATGCAGAAGCCAAGGTTAAAACAAAAGAATTTGCTGAAGAAGCGGGAGAAACCTTAGATAAAGTTACCGAAAAAACGATTGTGTTTGTAGACGAAACAAGCGAGAAATTAGAGGAATTTGCAGATGAAACCAAACAAACACTATCTGTAGTATCAAAAAAAACAAAAGGGTTTATAAAAAAGATTTTCGATAAAAAATAAGGGATTAACACGCTGTTAATAAGGCGTTTTTGCAAATGAATTTAATTTTTTATTACCTTTATATAATAACCAAAAATAATTAAATATTATGTCTGACGAAAAGAATTTAAGCGATGATCTAAACGATATGTTGGGTGATGCTAAAGAAGGTGCAAAAAAAGCTGCAGACAAAGCAGGGGAATTTGCAGAAGAAGCCAAAGAAAAAGCAAAAGAAACATTCGAAGATGTTAAAGAATCTGCTTCGGAGTTTGCCGAGGGCGCTAAAGAAACATTTGATAGTGTAAGTGGAGATAATAAAAAAGTATTAGCAGGTGTTTTAGCTATTATATTAGGTCCTTTAGGAATACATAAATTTATTTTAGGATATAATAAAGAAGGGATTATTATGCTGGTGGTTACTTTTGTTCTTGGGTTTATTACTTGCGGTTTAGGAGCTGGATTAACAGGCCTTGTTGGATTAATAGAAGGTATTATATATCTAACTAAATCTGATGAAGAGTTTTATAACACTTATCAAGTGGGACAAAAGCCTTGGTTTTAATCAAAAAGAATTCCTCGACGCTTTCTGGGTTTCCGTTGAAATTGTCATTCCCGTGAATGACGGGAATCCAAATACAGAATTAACCCGACCCATAGGTCAAAATCTGTGCTCAACTTGATTGGATATGAAACGAGCTAAATACCTAGCCCTACCTTGAGGATAGTTCGTTTCAAAAAATTATTTATTGTTATTTTTAAGATACAAAAAAGCCAGAAATATAATTTCTGGCTTTTGTTTTTTATAAAGTAAATGATAATTATTCTTGACCAATTTGGTCTATTTCCTCAGCATCAGACTTCGGATTTGGTCCCCATTTGTTAGATCCGGCCTCACTGTCTGTGCAAGCTAAAATTAAATTGTAAATAGGAATAAGTAAAAACCACCCGCTTTTACCAGCATCATGCATTCTTCTCACGCCTACAGCTAATGCAGGAATTAAAACTGCGAAAGAATAAATAGTGCTTACAATAGATAAGGAAGGCATTTCCAATCCGATTGCGATAAAGATAATTCCGTATGAAATAATCATATTGAATAAGAAAAACATCCAATATTCTTTTCTTCTGGATCTTCCAGAAAACGTTGCATACTGTTTTAATACTTGTAGGTACCAATTCATAATAATAGTTGATTTTGGGGTTAATAAGTTTCAAATATAACTTTTTTATTTAAACATATTATCGTAATATTGCAATATATAGATGAAATAATAAAGATAATGGGAATTACCAAAACTCAAATGTTTTCCGAAAAGCAAAACGACTTGGCTCAGTTTTTTAAAGTCTTGGGACATCCTGCCAGAGTAGCTATTTTACAATACATCAGTAATCAAAACGCTTGTATTTGTAACGATTTAGTTGAGGAAATAGGGTTAGCACAGGCTACCATTTCTCAACATTTAAAGGAGCTTAAAAGCATAGGACTGTTAAATGGTGAAGTGGAAGGTAAAAGTATGTGCTATTGTATTAATGTTGAGCGATGGACTGCCATTCAAGATCAATTGAATTCATTTTTTAACACAACAAAATCAAATTGTTGTTAAATTCTTTAATTATGAAAACACAAGAATTATTTAAAGTACTAGAACAAAATCAAGACAAATCATTATTATTTGAATATGCACCTAATTTATTGGTTGGAGCTAATTACCATATTACAGAAGTAAAACATGTAACAGTTGATTCTGTTGATTGTGGAGCTCAAGTAGATGCTTGGAATGAAACAATAATTCAACTTTGGGAAAGTCCAAATGAATTAGGTAAAACAGAATATATGTCTGTTTATAAGGCTTTAGCTATTTTAAACAAGGTTGGAAAAATGAAAC from Flavivirga spongiicola encodes:
- a CDS encoding DUF4199 domain-containing protein is translated as MQGTIKKFGGYAALVGGLIFIGGHFLDWNVDFGTLEILGYASIFASLSFVFFGIKHFRDQINNGVISFKKALFIGLAISAISGIVIGLLDVVYVTMINPDFVVEYKVYALEGMKNTLSATEFELEKATLEEQMKLFESPVFAGLIMFTIVFAIGIIVSLLSSLILQRKN
- a CDS encoding TM2 domain-containing protein, which encodes MSDEKNLSDDLNDMLGDAKEGAKKAADKAGEFAEEAKEKAKETFEDVKESASEFAEGAKETFDSVSGDNKKVLAGVLAIILGPLGIHKFILGYNKEGIIMLVVTFVLGFITCGLGAGLTGLVGLIEGIIYLTKSDEEFYNTYQVGQKPWF
- a CDS encoding DUF1801 domain-containing protein; protein product: MQSKATSPQQYLDELPEDRKEPIHKLRQQILDNLPEGIEEQMNYGMLGYVIPHAVYPDGYHCDPKLPLPFMNLASQKNFVAVYSMVLYAKKEVMDWFTSEYTKQCKYKLDMGKSCIRFKRMHDIPFELIGELASKVSADEWIDIYEKAVKNRK
- a CDS encoding VOC family protein, whose amino-acid sequence is MTLGAFSISLSVKNINVSKVFYENLGFKVFAGDIERNYLIMKNGNALIGLFQGMFENNILTFNPGWDENANKLDAFTDVRDIQKHLKNKEVKLENEADESSVGPASIVLKDPDGNAILIDQHV
- a CDS encoding VOC family protein, translating into MKKRVTGIGGLFFKTKNPKASKDWYKKHLGFNTDDYGCTFWWKDKEGSDCSTQWSPFSEDTKYYEPSKKDFMFNYRVENLLELLKVLKEEGVTIVGEVETYEYGKFGWILDNEGNKIELWEPIDKAFL
- a CDS encoding DUF805 domain-containing protein encodes the protein MNWYLQVLKQYATFSGRSRRKEYWMFFLFNMIISYGIIFIAIGLEMPSLSIVSTIYSFAVLIPALAVGVRRMHDAGKSGWFLLIPIYNLILACTDSEAGSNKWGPNPKSDAEEIDQIGQE
- a CDS encoding ArsR/SmtB family transcription factor, with amino-acid sequence MGITKTQMFSEKQNDLAQFFKVLGHPARVAILQYISNQNACICNDLVEEIGLAQATISQHLKELKSIGLLNGEVEGKSMCYCINVERWTAIQDQLNSFFNTTKSNCC
- a CDS encoding DUF6428 family protein, whose translation is MKTQELFKVLEQNQDKSLLFEYAPNLLVGANYHITEVKHVTVDSVDCGAQVDAWNETIIQLWESPNELGKTEYMSVYKALAILNKVGKMKPYDFDAEVKFEYSNARFHTAQLFVNDFEIRENHLIVKLAIEKTDCKAKELCGVPEPLEAVSTNAEACCSPDGNCC
- a CDS encoding sulfite exporter TauE/SafE family protein, with protein sequence MTYLEILESYNLTALQWTAICFAVFLLGLSKAGIKGIGILIVVILAFVFGEKASTGVLLPMLIVADIFAVIYYNRHAQWAYIKKLMPWMIIGVLVGVWVGNDISEVLFKRIMAVIIIASVLIMFYTENRTSKDIPKNKFFSSGAGFLAGFTTMVGNLAGPISNIYFLAMRLPKNEFIGTAAWLFFIINVFKLPFHFFVWKTVTKETLVLNTVLIPSIIIGFFVGVAIVKLISNINYRRFILIITALGGLVMLFR